From the genome of Luteibacter rhizovicinus DSM 16549:
GGCGTCGACGTCTCGCTGGGCGCGGATGGCCTCAAGCTCAATACGCAATCGCTCGCCACGGTGATCGCCGGCGGCGTCGCGTTCCAGGATCCGCCGGGACCGCACGAGGAAACCGCCGCGCCGGAAATGCAAGAGTTCACCCTGTTCAACGACCAGGGCACGGCGATCGCGCCGCCGGACGGCAAGCCACGCTACATCCGCATGCGCTTCGAGCATTCGCTGCGCGGGCTGGCGGTGGATGCGCCCGTGGAATTCCTGGGCGTGAAGTTCGGTCGCGTCGTTTCGGTCAATCTCGACTACGACGAGAAAACGCAGACCTTCCCGGTCATCGTCGGTGCCGTGGTCTATCCGGACCGTCTGGGCCAGGCGCATGACAAGCTGGCCAAGCTATCCGGCGGCGACGGCGACTCGGAGATGCCGAAGATCATGAGCGGCCTGGTGGCCCACGGCCTGCGCGCACAGGCACGCAACGGCAACCTGCTGACCGGCCAGCTTTATATCGCGCTGGATTTCGATCCGAAGGCGAAGAAGGTCGAGTTCAATCCGAATGCCCGTCCGTTCGAGATCCCGACCACGCCGGGCGATTTCGATCACATCCAGGAGCAGGTGGCCAGCATCGTCGACAAGATCGAGAAGATCCCGTTCGATTCGATCGGCAAGAACCTCGACGGCAGCCTGCATGAGCTCAACGCCACGTTGAAGCAGGTCAACACCGAACTGCTGCCCGAAGCCAAACGCACCCTGCAGGGGGTGAACAAGACGGTCGGCACGGCCAACGATGCACTGTCGGAGGATTCGCCGCTCCAGCAGAACATCGGCAACACCCTTGAGGAACTGCAGCGCACGATTCGCTCGGTTCGTGCTTTCACCGATTACCTCGGTCGTCACCCCGAGGCGCTGCTGCGCGGCCGTGGCGCTGATGCCGCACCGCCGGTCTCGACGCCGGCGACCCCGAAGCAGGGCAAGGACGTACAGCCATGATCCAGACACTTCGCCGTTTCGGCATCGCCAGCCTGATCGTCGCCCTGGGCGCCTGTTCGTCGGCGCCCACGCACTTCCACACGCTGGTGCCGTCGTCGGCCCCGCCGGGGTCGGTCGCCGCGCCCTTCGTGATCGACGTGCAAGCCGTCGGCGTGCCGCCGCAGGTGGACCAGCCTGCCCTGGTGCTGCGCCACGGCGCCACCGGTGTCTCCGTGGTCGATGGCGAACGCTGGGCCTCGCCGCTCGGCGACGAAATCCGGGGCGCGCTCGTGGCCGACCTGTCGACCCGCCTGGGCACGCACGACGTCCATGGCCTGCCGCACGCCAAGGGCGAGAAGGTCGTTCGGGTACAGCTCGATGTCCGCCGCTTCGACTCCGAAGTGGGCGGCAGCGCCACCCTGGAGGCCAGCTGGTCGGTCCGCTCCGGTGATACAGCCGGCGCGGCCTGTGCCTCGCGAGCCAGCGAGCCGGCCGGATCGAGCTACGACAGCCTGGTCGAGGCCCACCAGCGGGCCATCGGCCAGGTGGCCGACCAGGTCGCCGCCGCCGTCCGCGCCGTCGCCGCCGGCCAGTCCACCTGCCAGTAAACCATTCCACCCGCCAGGTGGCCTTTCGCTTTGCCTGAACCGCTCTCGTGGGATAGTCTCCCGCGATTGTGAGCATCCCACCGGTACCCAACACCATGCAGGACACCCAAGACCAGGGCACGCGCGAACAGGGCGGTTACGCCCCCGACGCCGTCGAGACCGCCGCCCAGCGCTTCTGGAACGCCACCCGCGCGTTCGAAGTGACCGAGGACGCGAGCAAGCCGAAGTTCTATTGCCTCTCGATGCTGCCGTATCCGTCTGGCGCCCTGCACATGGGGCATGTCCGCAACTACACCATCGGCGACGTGATCAGCCGTTTCCAGCGCCAGCAGGGCAAGAACGTCTTGCAGCCGATGGGTTGGGACGCCTTCGGCCTGCCCGCCGAAAACGCCGCGATCAAGAACAACACCGCGCCGGCGAAGTGGACGTACAAGAACATCGAGCACATGCGCGACCAGCTCAAGCGCATGGGCTTTGCGTACGACTGGACCCGCGAGGTCACGACCTGCCGCCCCGAGTACTACCAGTGGGAACAGCAGATGTTCACCCGGCTGATGAAGAAAGGCCTGGTGTACCGCAAGAACAGCGTCGTGAACTGGGACCCGGTCGACCAGACCGTGCTGGCCAATGAGCAGGTGATCGACGGCCGCGGCTGGCGTTCCGGTGCGCTGGTCGAAAAGCGCGAGATCCCGCAGTGGTTCCTCAAGATCACCGCTTACGCGCAGGAACTGCTGGACGGCCTGGATACGCTTCCCGGCTGGCCCGATGCGGTCAAGACGATGCAGCGCAACTGGCTGGGTCGTTCCGAAGGCCTGGAAATCCAGTTCGACGTGGACGGCGAAGCCGAGCCGCTGACCGTGTTCACCACGCGGCCGGACACCTTGATGGGTGTCTCGTATGTCGCGGTCGCGGCCGAGCATCCCATTGCCACGCGCGCCGCCGTGGGCAACCCGGGCCTCACCGCCTTCATCGAGAGCTGCAAGGCGGGCGGGGTCTCCGAAGCCGAGCTCGAGACGCAGGAAAAGCGCGGCTATTACACGGGCGTCGACGCCACGCATCCGCTCACCGGCGAGAAGGTGCCGGTATGGGTCGCCAACTTCGTGCTGATGGGCTACGGCACGGGCGCTGTCATGGCGGTGCCGGGTCACGACCAGCGCGATTGGGAATTCGCCCAGAAATACTCCTTGCCGATCAAGATGGTCGTCGTCGATCGCGGTGTCGTCGACGCCGTCGCCGAGCTTCGTCGCGACCTCGCGACCGAGGGCGGCGACACGCTGCAAAACGCCCTGGAAGGCGGTTCGTCCGACGCCTACCAGTCGTCCGCGGCCGTCGAGACGATCAAGACCTTCGAATCCAACATCCAGACCGCCGGCGCGTACACCGAGTACGGCACGCTGATCAATTCCGGTCCGTTCGACGGCCTTGGGTTCAAGGCCGCCTTCGACGCGATCTCGCTGGCGCTGATTGCCGCCGGCCGCGGCGAACGCCGGGTCAACTGGCGAATCCGCGACTGGGGCGTGAGCCGACAGCGCTACTGGGGCTGCCCGATCCCCGTGATCTATTGCCCCCAGTGCGATGCCGTGCCGGTGCCCGAGGACCAGTTGCCGGTCGTGCTGCCCGAAGACGTCGCGTTCTCCGGTGTGCAGTCGCCGATCAAGGCCGATCCCGAATGGCGCAAGACCACGTGCCCTTCGTGTGGTGGTCCTGCCGAGCGCGAAACCGATACCTTCGACACCTTCATGGAGTCGAGCTGGTACTACGCGCGTTACACCAGCCCCGGTGCGACGGCGCAGGTGGACGAGCGAGCCAACTACTGGACGCCGGTCGACCAGTACATCGGTGGCATCGAGCACGCCATCCTGCACCTGCTTTATTTCCGCTTCTATCACAAGCTGATGCGTGACGAAGGGCTGGTAAACAGCGATGAGCCGGCGACGAACCTGCTCTGCCAGGGCATGGTGATCGCCGAAACCTACTTCCGTAAGGAAGCGAATGGTTCGCTCACCTGGTTCAATCCGGCCGATGTCGACGTGCAGCGCGACGAGCGCGCGCGCATCGTCGGCGCCGTGCTTCGCAGCGATGGCCAGCCGGTGGAAATCGGTGGCATCGAGAAGATGGCCAAGTCCAAGAACAACGGTGTCGACCCGCAGTCCATGGTCGACAAGTACGGCGCCGATACGGTTCGCCTGTTCTCGATGTTCGCGGCACCACCGGACCAGTCGCTGGAATGGAACGAAGCGGGTGTGGAAGGCATGGCCCGCTTCCTGCGTCGCCTGTGGCGCGATGTCTCGGCCCATGCCGACGGAGCCGCGGCGGCACAGGGCGAGAATCCCGCCGCCGACGGCGCACGCAAGGCGCTTCGTCGTCAGTTGCACGAGACCATTCAGAAGGTCACCGACG
Proteins encoded in this window:
- a CDS encoding intermembrane transport protein PqiB codes for the protein MSDTNQGNTPVQDDDLPQPEVRKSKLGFSLIWLVPIIAALVGISLMVTHFTSAGPKITVTFLTAEGIEANKTQVKYKNVVIGKVTTMRLSKDRTHISVVIDLEKDAAAFATKGTRYWVVRPRIGASGVSGIDTLLSGAFIGADAGDSQDDQNDFTGLETPPAVTHGAPGRRFVLHASDLGSLDIGSPVYYRRIQVGRIVSYELDKDGKGVSLQLFVDGPNDRFVSKDARFWNASGVDVSLGADGLKLNTQSLATVIAGGVAFQDPPGPHEETAAPEMQEFTLFNDQGTAIAPPDGKPRYIRMRFEHSLRGLAVDAPVEFLGVKFGRVVSVNLDYDEKTQTFPVIVGAVVYPDRLGQAHDKLAKLSGGDGDSEMPKIMSGLVAHGLRAQARNGNLLTGQLYIALDFDPKAKKVEFNPNARPFEIPTTPGDFDHIQEQVASIVDKIEKIPFDSIGKNLDGSLHELNATLKQVNTELLPEAKRTLQGVNKTVGTANDALSEDSPLQQNIGNTLEELQRTIRSVRAFTDYLGRHPEALLRGRGADAAPPVSTPATPKQGKDVQP
- a CDS encoding PqiC family protein; the encoded protein is MIQTLRRFGIASLIVALGACSSAPTHFHTLVPSSAPPGSVAAPFVIDVQAVGVPPQVDQPALVLRHGATGVSVVDGERWASPLGDEIRGALVADLSTRLGTHDVHGLPHAKGEKVVRVQLDVRRFDSEVGGSATLEASWSVRSGDTAGAACASRASEPAGSSYDSLVEAHQRAIGQVADQVAAAVRAVAAGQSTCQ
- the leuS gene encoding leucine--tRNA ligase, with amino-acid sequence MQDTQDQGTREQGGYAPDAVETAAQRFWNATRAFEVTEDASKPKFYCLSMLPYPSGALHMGHVRNYTIGDVISRFQRQQGKNVLQPMGWDAFGLPAENAAIKNNTAPAKWTYKNIEHMRDQLKRMGFAYDWTREVTTCRPEYYQWEQQMFTRLMKKGLVYRKNSVVNWDPVDQTVLANEQVIDGRGWRSGALVEKREIPQWFLKITAYAQELLDGLDTLPGWPDAVKTMQRNWLGRSEGLEIQFDVDGEAEPLTVFTTRPDTLMGVSYVAVAAEHPIATRAAVGNPGLTAFIESCKAGGVSEAELETQEKRGYYTGVDATHPLTGEKVPVWVANFVLMGYGTGAVMAVPGHDQRDWEFAQKYSLPIKMVVVDRGVVDAVAELRRDLATEGGDTLQNALEGGSSDAYQSSAAVETIKTFESNIQTAGAYTEYGTLINSGPFDGLGFKAAFDAISLALIAAGRGERRVNWRIRDWGVSRQRYWGCPIPVIYCPQCDAVPVPEDQLPVVLPEDVAFSGVQSPIKADPEWRKTTCPSCGGPAERETDTFDTFMESSWYYARYTSPGATAQVDERANYWTPVDQYIGGIEHAILHLLYFRFYHKLMRDEGLVNSDEPATNLLCQGMVIAETYFRKEANGSLTWFNPADVDVQRDERARIVGAVLRSDGQPVEIGGIEKMAKSKNNGVDPQSMVDKYGADTVRLFSMFAAPPDQSLEWNEAGVEGMARFLRRLWRDVSAHADGAAAAQGENPAADGARKALRRQLHETIQKVTDDIGRRQSFNTAIAALMELLNALAKFDDASAQGAALRQEAFTAVVQLINPFTPHIAHALWQVLGHGETLVEDAGWPVVDPTALVRDSLTYAVQVNGKLRATIEVPASASKEDAEAMARAEPTVARMLEGQTVRKVIVVPGKIVNIVAG